Part of the Aggregatilinea lenta genome, CACTGCCAACCCCATCAGCGCATACTCAAAGCCGGGCTTCAGCGCATTGGAGTCACGGAAGTCCTCCAACGCCCCGGCGTAATCCCCCTGCACAAACCGGATCTCGCCGCGATTGTAGTAGTAGTCCCCATCATCGGGACTGAGCCGGATCGCTTCGCTGTAATCGGCCAGCGCACCGTCCAGGTCGCCCGCCGTGCCGCGATTTACGCCCCGGTTGTTGAACGCGTGCGCCAGCGCCGGATTTAACGCGATTGCGCGAGTATAGTAGTCATTGGCGAGCACGTAGTTGGCTTCCAGGTCGGCGGCATAGCCCAGGCTGAAATACTCCTCGGCGGCCAGATCCTCACCGGAAGGAGCCGCCTGCTGCGCGACCTGCTCGATTTTGCGCTGCACGTGCGGCGCGTCCTGGGAAGGTGCGGCGACGATGGATCCGGCCATTGGCTGTTTGAGGAAACGCGTCCGCAGCTTGTCCATCGCCGCGTCGAAGTAATCGTGTGGGGCGTTGAGTGCGTTGTAGCGTGGCAGCCCGGCCAGCTTGCCGGTCAGGTAGGTGGTCGAAGCTGCGTCGAAGCGGAAGTCGTTGACCAGCACCGGCACGATGTTGCGTTCCAAATCCATCGCCGTCTCGATCTCGCGCCGCAGCCAGTCACCTGGCTCCGCGCAGCGCTCCACCGTGCCGGGCGTCAGGATCAGCACGAAGTGCGCCCGCGCCGCGATCTGGTTGAGGATAATCGTGTCGAACGCGCCGCTGTCGATGCTCTCCACGTCCATGAACACGTCATATCCGTGCGTGCGCAGATCCATGAAGATCGCGCGCGCGATGAACGAGGCGACCGCGCGGCGGTAGCTGATGAACACGGTGTTGTCGGCATCGGGCATGGCGTCGTTCTCCCTCTACGGAGCAGGCACGCGCTTATTATTGGCCGAAGCCTGCCTCGCGCGCCAGCGGACGCGCAACGCGCCACACGCGGCTTATCCCCACTACGTCACGAATACGCGGCCCTGCGCGTGCTGCTGCCAGCTTCCGTCCGCGAGAATGGCGGCAATGGCGTCCATCACCTGCGCGATCTCGTCGTCGGTGGTGTAGAAGTGCGGCGCGATACGAATGCCCGCGCCCTCGCGGTAGTCGATGACGATATTCCGCGCCAGCAGCTCGCGCGAGACTTCATAGGCGTGCTCGCCGGGACGCAGCGTCACCGTGCCCGCGCGGTCCTTGACGGCGCGCGGCGAGTTGACCTCGTACCCGGCGCGGTCGGCCAGATCGATCAACTGCGCGGTTTGACGCATCGACTTCTCGCGGATCGCGTCCACGCCCACTTGCGCGATGATCTCGACTCCGGGTTGGATCGCGTACAGCGACGCGATGCCCGGCGTGCCGTTCGCCAGCCGGTAGGCGTCCTCACGCAGCTCGACGTGTTCCAGGTCGAACGCGAAGGGCGTCTTCTGCGCGAACCAGCCGGTGATCTTCGGGTGGAGCGTGGGGAGCAGGTCGGGCCGCACATACATAAACACGCCGCCCGGCCCGCCGCACAGCCACTTCAGCGTGCCGCCGATGTAATAATCCACGTCCCAGCCGGTCACATCCACCGGGATCACGCCGACGCTGTGGTAGCCGTTGAACAGCACCTGCGCGCCGACCGCATGCGCTTTGGCCGTGATCGCGGCGGCGGGCAGGATGTACGCGCTGCGAAACAGCACATGGCTCAGCGACACCAGACGCGTGCGCTCGTCGATGGCCGCCAGCAGCTCGTCGGCGTCGATGGTCATGCCGTCATGGCTGCGCACGGTGACGATTTCCATGTGATCGGGCAACATGGCGCGCAGCGTATAAATATCCGAGGGGAAGTCCTGGTCGCACACGACGACCTTGTTGCGGCGCGTGTCGCTGAAGTCGAGTGCGCTGAACAGGATGCTGTTGGCGATGCTGGCATTTTCGTGGACCAGCACGCTGCCCACCGGAGCGCCGATCAACGGTGCGATCGTGTCGCCCACCGCGCGCTTCAGGTCCCACCAGCCCGCGCCCCACACGCGCACGCCAAGCGTCGCCCACTGGTCCGCGAATTCGTGCAGACGGTCGTAGACCCCGCGCGGCATCGCGCCCAGCGAATTGCTGATCAGGTAGGTGCAGGTCGAAAGGATCGGGAACTCGTCACGCCATTTCAAAAGGGGATCGCCAGCCATCACTGCTTGCCTCACAGGGGAAAGTAACCATCTGCGCGTGCCCGCTGCCAGTCTGCGAGCGCCCTAGTTGTAGCGAATGCGCGCGGTCCTGGCAATCTTTCCGCCGTGGCCTTGCACGCGCCGGGATCAATCACAGGTCAGGTCCGGCACATCGGCACTTTCTCCCGATTCAGCGCTGTGCTATGCTAGTGTTTTCTTCAAAATTACAATACTCGTTTAGACGCCGCACTCTGGGCACCGGCGAATGACATTGACCCTTCGTTCTGCCGTCACCTGCGCAGCCACGCCAGAGAACCGTCAGGCAGTCGTCCGGGCACAGTCAGCCGGTTGGCACCGAAGCGTTGTATACTCAATGCGGAACAAAGGATTCACCCTCAAATGAGCGGTCACGCGCTGCACGCCGCGCCAATCTATGACATCACACGGCTGCTGTCGCCCCAAACGGCCCCCTGGCCCGGCGACGAGCCGTTCAGCTTCGAGCATACCGGGCAAATCAGCAGCGGCTACGCCGTCAACCTGACGCGCATCACGTCCAGCCCGCACGTGGGCACACACGCCGACGCGCCGTATCACGTCGTCGAGGGCGGCGCGCATCCCGCCGATCTGCCCCTGGACAAGTATCTCGGCCCAGCGCACGTCGTCAGCGTGGCGCGGCAGCACGGCGGCATCGTGCCCGCCGACCTGGACGGCCACAATCTGAACGGCGTCCAGCGGCTGTTGATCCATACCTGGGTCAGCGAGCTGCCGGGCGGCCAGTGGCCAGACGACTTCCCGTACCCGACGGTGATGCTGGCCGACTGGCTGGCGGCGCAGGGTGGGGTACTGCTGGGCCTCGACAGCCCGTCGATGGACGCCTTCGACAGCAAAACGCTGCCGTGCCATCACCGGCTGGTCGAGCACGGAATCGTGAATCTTGAGAATTTGTGCCTGGCCGGAGTGCCGGATGGGCGCTACGAGTTGATCGCGCTGCCGTTGAAGCTGGCCGGGGTCTGTGGTAGTCCTGTGCGGGCTGTTTTGCGCCCGTTGAACCAGTAATCGTGTTTATTCCAACTTCGCAATAGGCGAAGCGCGGCGAACGGGGTATGATGATGCCGTTTAGCTCTCACCAAAAGTGGTGCGTTTTATGCCATCTGTATTAGTCGTTGACGACGAGCCGGGACTGCTTAGGCTCTTCTCGGAACTGGTTGCTCGCCTTGGCGTGACGACCCTTCAGGCGTCCGGCGGCATTAGAGCGATCGAGCTGCTTCGCAAAGACACCCCGGACCTGATGATCCTGGACCTCGCCATGCCTGAAGTATCGGGCCAGGACGTGCTCGAATACGTGCGCACCCAGCCCCGCCTCGACAGCATGAAGATCATGATCCTGACCGCGCGCCCCTATATGGTCCCCGAAGTGGAGGCGCTCGGCATCGACCGCTGGGTTTCCAAGCCGGTCATGCCGCTGGACTTTCTCGACCACGTGCGCGACCTGCTGGCCGAGCACACCGACTGAGCCGCTACCGCGCGTCGATCAGTACTGCCTCCGCCCACCAGTACGGGAACAAAGATCGCGTCTCGACCCTAGCAAAGCCTGCCGACTGCAGCGCCGCAACCCACGCCTCGATTGGTTCCTCGTAATTTATGCGCGCCGCGCTACGGTCGAAGTAGCCGAACATCACTGGCATCAGGAAGCCCTGCGCCACCAGCCTGCCGTCGTCTGGATATTCCGCCAGTCCGTCCACGTAGTGCGAGAGGATATACTGCACCCGCTCCGGCGCGTAGAGATCCTCGAAGTTCGGCACGTCGAATTCCGCGATCAGCACGCGGTCGCCGTGGGCACGCATCCACTCGAACACCGTCGGGCGCTCGGGCGGCGCAAGCGACTGTAAGCTCCACGTCGCCTGGATCACGGACCAGTGCGCGTCCCCCGACACCTGCATAAACTCCTGCACAGGCAGTGCATAGGCGCGGTAAGGCATGCGCCAGTCGTCCAGCGCCGCCGTGGTCCGGCCCAGCATCGCCTCGGATGGCTCGACCAGCGTCAGGCGTGTGATGTTCCGCGTGAGCGCGGGCAGCAGCGCCAGCCCGTCCCCCACGCCGATATCGAGCACGCTGAGCGTCTCGTAGTCCTGGTAGATCAGGCGCAGCGCGTCGCTCACCGCCGCATACAGGCCGATGTTGCCGCCGCCCCGGATGAACGCCGCGAACGCCTCGCCGTCCACGTACACGCCGCCCTTGCCCTGCGCCCGGACGCGTTCCAGGTACGTCACCGCCTGCCGGAAGATCGGATTCTCCGGTTCCAACGCGTCGGCCACGTGCGCCGACATCAGCGCCTGTTCGATGTCATCCTTGCCCCACGCCAGCAGCGCGACGTAAAAATGCCCCATCGCGGTATGCACGTCCGCCGCCAACACGCCTGCATAGCCCTGCGTGCGGTAAATCTGCCAGACGTTGTCAACCGTCATGCGATCCGCCTTTCAAAAAAGCGCGACGCCGGTCAGGCCGCTTTGCGTGGCAGCGTAAACCAGAAGATCGCCCCGCCGCCGGACAGGGACTCGACGTCGATCGTGCCGTTGTGCTGCTCCACGAGGCGCCGCGTGATCGCCAGCCCCAGCCCCGTGCTGCGCTCGCCGCCAGTCGGGCGGGCGGAGAGCCGCGCGAAGTTCTGGAACAGCCGCTTGCGGTCTTCCTCGCTGACGCCGGGGCCTTCGTCCTGCACGTTGATGCGCCACGCGTCCGGCTGCGGCTCGGCCCAGACACGCACCGTCGCGCCCGGCGGCGAAAACTTCACCGCGTTCGACAGCAGGTTGTCGATCACCTGTCGCAGCCGGAACGGATCGCCCTCGATCGTGCCGGTCGGCAGATCGTCCAGCACCACGTACGATCCCTTGGAGGCCGCCATGCGGTTGTGATCGGCCACCGCTTCGACCAGAAAGTCTGCGAGGTCGATGGTGCCCTTCACCAACTCCATCTCGCCCGCCTCGATCTGCGTGATGTCCAGCAGCTCGTCGATCATATTGAGCATGCTCAGCACCTGCGCCTCGGCATCCTGCAAAATGGTGTCGCGCTCGGACACGGACAGACTGTCGTGGAAGTCCATCAGGAAGTTGAGCGCCATCTGGATCACACCCAGCGGGCTGCGCAGGTCGTGCGCGGCGATGCCCAGGAACGTGTTTTTCAGCTCGTTGAGCCGCGTCAACTCCTGGTTCTGGCGCTCGACGGCCCGGTTCTGCGCGGCAAGTTCGGACGCCAGCCGCCCTTTCTCGACTATGATCGACAAGCGGGCCGCAATACGTTGGAACACGTCGACGTGGATCTGATCGTAGGTGTAAGGCTGGCGACTCGAAAAGAAGATGAACCCGACCGCCGTGCCGTCCGCCACCAGCGGACACGTCAGCGACGACTGGATGCCTTCCTCCACGATCAATCGCGTCGATTCTGACGAAGGTTTCGCATCCAGGTAGGCGCGCAGATCGTTGAGGATGCGCGGCTCGCGCGTTTCCAGAATGGCCGCCAGAGTGCTGCCCGCCAGTGGCGCGGAAAAGCCGCGCCGTAGCTCGAGCGGATGGTAACTGCTCTTGGCCCACCGCGCCGTGACCGTCTGGCCGCCGTCATCGATCAGCGCGAAGCCGATGCGGTCGTAGGGAATCAGCTCCCGAAAGTCATCGTACACGTTTTCCAGCACGTCGTCCAGCAGCAGCCCCTCGTTGATCCGGGTCGTGATCTGGTCGATACGCTGAAATTCCTCGTCGCGGGTTTTGAGCGACTGGCTCAGGTCCCGCAGCGCCGAGGCCAGTTGTCCCAGCTCGTCGTTTCCGGCGCTGATGGGCAGATCGATCTCGTACTCACCCTGCTGCAGGTGCCGTGCCGCCTCAATCAATAGCGCGGCGCGCTCGTCACTGCTATGTGCCTGGCCGTTGCTCATGTGCTTCTCCCTGGCATCCATGGAGCAGTTCCACGCAAGCGCCCGCTCGCAGGCGTGGTTCCATCGTTCCAAAATTTGTTTCCAAACCGCGTTCATTATATTAGCTCAGTCCGCAGACGCAATTATTTCAACCGGCAGTGAACGATTGATCGCCGCCTGACAGCCTTGCTTGACACGCGGCAGCCCGCTGGTATACTATATATGAATGAGTGCTCATGTATTGGAGTAATCATGACGATCATTAACGCGCCATCCCGGTGCGACGGCGAAGTCTCCAGCGAACAGATGGAAGCGCTCGACGCGCACCTGCTCGACCTGGACACGGCCAACCGGCTCGCGGAGATCTTCAAGGCGCTCAGCGACCCCACGCGGCTGCGGCTGATCGGGCTACTGATGGAGCACGAGGTCTGCGTACATACGTTGGAAGCCGCGCTGGGTATGAGCCAGTCGGCCATCTCGCACCAGTTGCGCGTGCTGCGCCAGTTGAATCTGGTCCGGTTCCGCAAAGAGGGGCGGCATGTTTATTACGCGCTCGACGACGAGCACGTGGAGCTGCTGTTTGCGCAGGGCCTGCTGCACGTCGAACATGGATAAGCCGTGTAAGCGGCCTTCTTTTTTACCTGAATACATGAATGAGTGCTCATGTATTCAGTCTAATTCTCTACCACTCAAACGCCAGGAGAAGCGTTATGTCTGAGTCTGCTAATCAATCTGCAACCACCAAAAGCTACCGCGTCGAGGGCATGGACTGCGCCCACTGCGCCGTCGAGGTCGAAACCGGCGTCGCCAAACTCAACGGCGTGCGCACCGTCGAGGTAAACTTCGCCACCGGCCTGATGCGGCTGGACGGCGACGTGGCCTTCGACGTGCTGCAAACGCGCGTCCAGGCGCTGGGCAAATCGCTCGTGCCGCCGCACGAGCCGGATGCGCCTGCGCCTGAGCCGGAGGTCCGGCGCGGCGGGGTGCTCGGCTTTTGGGATTACCTGCTGGCGCGGCGCGAAACGCAGCTTGCCGTAGGCGGCGGGGCGCTGGTGCTGTTCGCGTTCGTCCTGTCGTTGGTCGGCCTGCCGGACACGCCGACGCGCGTGCTGTACGTGATCGGGATGCTGATCACCATGCAGCCGATCCTCAAGAGCGGGATCAACACGCTGCGCATCAATCATGAATTTGGTATCAACCTGCTGATGAGCATCGCCGCCGTGGGCGCGATCCTGATCGGGGAATACCTCGAAGGCGCAACGGTGATCTTCCTGTTCGCCATCGGCGAGGCGCTGGAAGGCTACACCGCCGACCGCGCGCGTGACAGCATCCGGGGTCTGATGGCGCTCAAGCCGACGCAGGCGGTCCGGCTGCGCGGCGAACGCGAGGAAATGGTGCCGGTCGCGCAGTTGGCCGTGGACGACGTGCTGCTGGTCAAGCCGGGCGAGAACATCCCGATGGACGGCACGGTCATCGACGGCGCGAGCGGCGTGAATCAGGCCCCCATCACGGGCGAGAGCCTGCCCGTGGCGAAGGTCGCCGGGGACGACGTGTTTGCTGGGGCGATCAATGGCGAGGGCGCGCTGACGATGCGCGTCACGCGGCTGGCCGCCGATAACACGCTGAGCCGCATCATCCAAATGGTGGAGGAAGCGCAGAGCGTGCGCGCGCCCAGCCAGCGCTTCATCGACCGCTTCGCGCACTATTACACGCCCGCCGTGGTGGTCATGGCGCTGGCCGTCGCCGCCCTCCCGCCGCTGGTGTTCGGCGCGCCGTTTCTGGACGCGCCGGATGAGCGCGGCTGGCTCTACCGCGCGCTGTC contains:
- a CDS encoding heavy metal translocating P-type ATPase, which produces MSESANQSATTKSYRVEGMDCAHCAVEVETGVAKLNGVRTVEVNFATGLMRLDGDVAFDVLQTRVQALGKSLVPPHEPDAPAPEPEVRRGGVLGFWDYLLARRETQLAVGGGALVLFAFVLSLVGLPDTPTRVLYVIGMLITMQPILKSGINTLRINHEFGINLLMSIAAVGAILIGEYLEGATVIFLFAIGEALEGYTADRARDSIRGLMALKPTQAVRLRGEREEMVPVAQLAVDDVLLVKPGENIPMDGTVIDGASGVNQAPITGESLPVAKVAGDDVFAGAINGEGALTMRVTRLAADNTLSRIIQMVEEAQSVRAPSQRFIDRFAHYYTPAVVVMALAVAALPPLVFGAPFLDAPDERGWLYRALSMLVIACPCALVISTPVTVISAITRAARRGVLIKGGAFLEQLGTIKAFAFDKTGTLTRGKPAVTEVHAADCTGEAGCPRCDDVLALASAVERRASHPLAAAVVRAAESRHLDTVYAPAEAVETLAGRGVRGTVDGKLVTVGSHSLFDAEFPHPDVLCAQVSASEAQGRTTMLLSEGAQVRGFVALADEARASSRAVIAELNAMDLPTVMLTGDNAAVAQAVGAAVGVTEVRAGLLPQDKVEAIKALRAAYGGVAMVGDGVNDTPALAAATIGIAMGGAGSPQALETADVALMADDLSQLPFAVRLSHFARRLITQNVVLSFGMKAVFLVLALFGLTTLWLAIFADVGMALIVTLNGMRPLRFERDPDPAA
- a CDS encoding aminotransferase class V-fold PLP-dependent enzyme; the encoded protein is MAGDPLLKWRDEFPILSTCTYLISNSLGAMPRGVYDRLHEFADQWATLGVRVWGAGWWDLKRAVGDTIAPLIGAPVGSVLVHENASIANSILFSALDFSDTRRNKVVVCDQDFPSDIYTLRAMLPDHMEIVTVRSHDGMTIDADELLAAIDERTRLVSLSHVLFRSAYILPAAAITAKAHAVGAQVLFNGYHSVGVIPVDVTGWDVDYYIGGTLKWLCGGPGGVFMYVRPDLLPTLHPKITGWFAQKTPFAFDLEHVELREDAYRLANGTPGIASLYAIQPGVEIIAQVGVDAIREKSMRQTAQLIDLADRAGYEVNSPRAVKDRAGTVTLRPGEHAYEVSRELLARNIVIDYREGAGIRIAPHFYTTDDEIAQVMDAIAAILADGSWQQHAQGRVFVT
- a CDS encoding class I SAM-dependent methyltransferase, producing the protein MTVDNVWQIYRTQGYAGVLAADVHTAMGHFYVALLAWGKDDIEQALMSAHVADALEPENPIFRQAVTYLERVRAQGKGGVYVDGEAFAAFIRGGGNIGLYAAVSDALRLIYQDYETLSVLDIGVGDGLALLPALTRNITRLTLVEPSEAMLGRTTAALDDWRMPYRAYALPVQEFMQVSGDAHWSVIQATWSLQSLAPPERPTVFEWMRAHGDRVLIAEFDVPNFEDLYAPERVQYILSHYVDGLAEYPDDGRLVAQGFLMPVMFGYFDRSAARINYEEPIEAWVAALQSAGFARVETRSLFPYWWAEAVLIDAR
- a CDS encoding response regulator: MPSVLVVDDEPGLLRLFSELVARLGVTTLQASGGIRAIELLRKDTPDLMILDLAMPEVSGQDVLEYVRTQPRLDSMKIMILTARPYMVPEVEALGIDRWVSKPVMPLDFLDHVRDLLAEHTD
- a CDS encoding ArsR/SmtB family transcription factor, with product MTIINAPSRCDGEVSSEQMEALDAHLLDLDTANRLAEIFKALSDPTRLRLIGLLMEHEVCVHTLEAALGMSQSAISHQLRVLRQLNLVRFRKEGRHVYYALDDEHVELLFAQGLLHVEHG
- a CDS encoding toll/interleukin-1 receptor domain-containing protein, whose amino-acid sequence is MPDADNTVFISYRRAVASFIARAIFMDLRTHGYDVFMDVESIDSGAFDTIILNQIAARAHFVLILTPGTVERCAEPGDWLRREIETAMDLERNIVPVLVNDFRFDAASTTYLTGKLAGLPRYNALNAPHDYFDAAMDKLRTRFLKQPMAGSIVAAPSQDAPHVQRKIEQVAQQAAPSGEDLAAEEYFSLGYAADLEANYVLANDYYTRAIALNPALAHAFNNRGVNRGTAGDLDGALADYSEAIRLSPDDGDYYYNRGEIRFVQGDYAGALEDFRDSNALKPGFEYALMGLAVAHHALGNVEEAQRLWLVLIAIDDGYVTVDHVREQLGPDETLITEAQKIIDSLPEEDDD
- a CDS encoding cyclase family protein, whose translation is MSGHALHAAPIYDITRLLSPQTAPWPGDEPFSFEHTGQISSGYAVNLTRITSSPHVGTHADAPYHVVEGGAHPADLPLDKYLGPAHVVSVARQHGGIVPADLDGHNLNGVQRLLIHTWVSELPGGQWPDDFPYPTVMLADWLAAQGGVLLGLDSPSMDAFDSKTLPCHHRLVEHGIVNLENLCLAGVPDGRYELIALPLKLAGVCGSPVRAVLRPLNQ
- a CDS encoding ATP-binding protein, giving the protein MSNGQAHSSDERAALLIEAARHLQQGEYEIDLPISAGNDELGQLASALRDLSQSLKTRDEEFQRIDQITTRINEGLLLDDVLENVYDDFRELIPYDRIGFALIDDGGQTVTARWAKSSYHPLELRRGFSAPLAGSTLAAILETREPRILNDLRAYLDAKPSSESTRLIVEEGIQSSLTCPLVADGTAVGFIFFSSRQPYTYDQIHVDVFQRIAARLSIIVEKGRLASELAAQNRAVERQNQELTRLNELKNTFLGIAAHDLRSPLGVIQMALNFLMDFHDSLSVSERDTILQDAEAQVLSMLNMIDELLDITQIEAGEMELVKGTIDLADFLVEAVADHNRMAASKGSYVVLDDLPTGTIEGDPFRLRQVIDNLLSNAVKFSPPGATVRVWAEPQPDAWRINVQDEGPGVSEEDRKRLFQNFARLSARPTGGERSTGLGLAITRRLVEQHNGTIDVESLSGGGAIFWFTLPRKAA